A region from the Plasmodium malariae genome assembly, contig: PmUG01_00_39, whole genome shotgun sequence genome encodes:
- the PmUG01_00064200 gene encoding fam-l protein codes for MRQNIKSILFIDIAYFILLSSIYNFNNLTSTINKYFHGTNIIFGKSNTRSYRLLEKCKKDMDPRIVCLKEVTSKGMNKTNYISNNEKMLNGRSKQLNGSLSRSSACHKQNIKNNSCVFAKKCSSIEKKIFKELDFIDFLKKNSTISNKTYKKVISKKYGLRIATPALLFCLLLILVIVDFSLGISIEKSLPISLASWDPLEVSKAQWFMNIFNEIKKLDWFWKSQLWTTSERAAGSINKAELLGRFCGILIYFLPFLILCVVFILALVYYHKKVKKYEKIKFKKR; via the exons atgagacaaaatataaagtCAATCTTATTCATTGATATTGCttattttatccttttaagTTCGATATACAATTTTAACAATCTCACa agtacaattaacaaatattttcatggaactaacattatttttggaaaatCAAATACAAGATCTTATCGATTACtggaaaaatgtaaaaaagatATGGACCCACGTATTGTATGTTTAAAAGAAGTAACAAGCAAAGGaatgaataaaacaaattatatatctaataatgaaaagatgTTAAATGGAAGAAGTAAACAATTAAATGGAAGTTTGTCAAGGAGTTCTGCATGCCACAaacaaaacataaaaaataattcttgtgtatttgcaaaaaaatgttcgtctattgaaaaaaaaatattcaaagaacttgatttcatagattttcttaaaaagaACAGCACAATCAGTAACAAGACttacaaaaaagtaataagtaaaaaatacgGATTACGAATTGCTACACCTGCATTACTATTCTGTTTGTTGTTAATATTGGTTATAGTAGATTTTTCATTGGGTATTTCAATTGAAAAGAGTTTGCCGATATCACTGGCGTCCTGGGATCCATTAGAAGTTTCGAAGGCTCAATGgtttatgaatatttttaatgagaTCAAAAAATTAGATTGGTTTTGGAAGTCTCAATTATGGACAACGAGTGAAAGAGCTGCTGGAAGTATCAATAAAGCTGAATTGTTAGGCCGTTTTTGTGgtattctaatatatttcctaccttttcttatattatgtGTAGTATTTATATTAGCGCTTGTTTActaccataaaaaagttaaaaaatatgaaaaaattaaattcaaaaagaggtga
- the PmUG01_00064300 gene encoding fam-m protein — MEQKIKPSSFIKIFAFIFLTWISHFNDDIITFNKLSNENYSISKKIGARSYRLLAKYKQHKNSYYTELRDDIPNNRDCKNKDISNYEKGSKKKNRQSIRSSLNKAQYYTEIMDYNNGMFDGKHFHFEKKLIKKKHYDDLLEKNRRICNMALKKIKFRSYGFGVTTFFLFFVLGIGIPIIKGLESVDNILDVKPIKQVCELIKKIPGLTNLDDIYIYLIFFSVIIIILTIILLIAIPKILSNNEKYKKIKLISQLNE; from the exons atggaacaaaaaattaagccaagctcatttattaaaatttttgcgtttatttttttaacttggATATCTCATTTTAACGATGatata atcaCGTTTAACAAACTCTCGAATGAAAACTATAGCATTAGTAAAAAGATAGGTGCACGAAGTTATCGTTTACTAGCTAAATACAAACAACATAAGAATTCATATTATACAGAACTAAGAGATGATATACCAAACAATAGAGAttgcaaaaataaagatatatctaATTACGAAAAAggatccaaaaaaaaaaacagacaATCTATTCGAAGTTCGTTAAATAAGGCACAATACTATACAGAAATTAtggattataataatggGATGTTTGATGGgaaacattttcattttgaaaaaaaattgatcaaaaaaaaacattatgaTGATTTATTGGAAAAGAATAGGAGAATTTGTAACAtggctttaaaaaaaataaaatttagaagtTACGGATTTGGAGTTACTacgttttttctttttttcgtgTTAGGAATAGGAATACCGATAATAAAAGGACTAGAATCAGTGGACAATATTTTAGATGTAAAACCAATTAAGCAAGTTTGTGAacttataaagaaaataccTGGTCTCACAAACTtagatgatatatatatatatttaatattttttagcgtgattattattatattaacaatCATACTTCTAATA